In Paenibacillus sp. BIC5C1, a genomic segment contains:
- a CDS encoding carbohydrate ABC transporter permease: MKLSAGDRILKIVIYALLSILAFITFYPFWNSLVLSLNVGSDTSSGGITFWPRQFTLENYAVVFQEKNIYNAYLITILRTVIGTVCALLFTSLFAYAMSKKGIMFKKTYMILALITMFFSGGIIPYFILVYHLQLYDTFLFLVLHGMVNVYNMIIFRTFFMELPDGLEESAKMDGCSNFGVFFRIVLPVSGPVMATLGLFTAVFLWNDWFIPAVFISNQNLIPLQTLLVQIINAGTTASLMTNLNSYAQSMVQNTVTVKSLQMATMMVATLPILMIYPFLQKYFVKGVLVGSLKE, encoded by the coding sequence ATGAAACTGTCTGCAGGAGATCGTATTCTCAAAATCGTGATCTATGCGCTGTTGAGCATTCTGGCATTTATTACTTTTTATCCGTTCTGGAATTCCCTTGTCTTGTCGTTGAACGTAGGTTCCGATACCTCCTCAGGTGGGATCACCTTTTGGCCAAGACAATTTACGTTGGAGAATTATGCAGTTGTGTTCCAAGAAAAAAATATCTACAATGCGTATCTCATCACGATTCTTCGGACAGTAATTGGCACGGTATGTGCACTGCTTTTTACATCTTTATTCGCTTATGCGATGTCCAAAAAAGGGATCATGTTCAAGAAAACCTACATGATTCTTGCCTTAATAACAATGTTCTTCAGCGGAGGAATTATTCCGTACTTTATCCTTGTCTATCACCTTCAATTATATGATACGTTCTTATTCCTCGTGCTTCATGGCATGGTTAACGTGTATAACATGATCATCTTCCGTACCTTTTTTATGGAACTTCCGGACGGGCTGGAGGAATCGGCCAAAATGGACGGATGCAGCAATTTTGGTGTATTTTTTCGAATTGTGCTGCCTGTATCCGGCCCCGTTATGGCGACCCTAGGACTTTTTACTGCTGTATTTTTGTGGAATGACTGGTTTATCCCGGCGGTATTCATCAGTAATCAAAATTTGATCCCTCTGCAAACGTTGCTGGTCCAGATTATCAACGCAGGAACAACGGCTTCGCTGATGACCAATCTGAACAGTTATGCGCAAAGTATGGTGCAAAATACGGTTACCGTAAAATCCTTGCAGATGGCTACGATGATGGTGGCCACGCTACCTATTCTCATGATCTATCCATTTTTACAGAAGTATTTTGTGAAAGGTGTTCTGGTAGGCTCACTTAAAGAGTAG
- a CDS encoding extracellular solute-binding protein — protein sequence MERKQQKRRKSLHWLHLSALSAVLMISGCTGGEEGASSSVNESANTKEQIKTGETVSPNADAKSKVRPVSFTQFVNYDWYTAPTWEERPHGKWITDELGVVMEPVQSNGAAATKLNSMIVAKKLPDAIVLDRGKDVERLVSAGQLVALDPYLEKYPEFVKTIGEETINMLRSADGKLYQIPNWFISGDNGNGNAAYLVNRKIYKELGSPKVETWSELEAYLKQVKERYNGSIVPIDFGEMRDSESQMISMLYSGAAEDRTGGFISPGSGGVFGVPQGAQLTSIYTDPSFEQTVMYASRLFREGLTSKDAFTQTRDQILEKLKNGKVAVFSAFDSVVEGIGREANNHLQAADPEAGYDVIWPVHADGVDKNKVYPSGYNTLGWNVNVITKNAKDPEAIFAYMNWATSEEGQQVLFFGPKGLFYDEVKDGVPIPNEAYVNRDPKKYDEMKIGEFNWYGNTSYVDVVKAKREELLPEEAQDWTTVAQSTVSFKTSKNMTEFSNLDPLATSEEGIILQRLKDYYKQVIPRLVFAGNDEEVKSILAEAQAESVKLGYDKVLKWKTAKWQENLKIMGK from the coding sequence ATGGAACGAAAACAACAAAAACGACGTAAATCACTGCACTGGCTTCACCTTTCGGCATTAAGTGCAGTACTAATGATTAGTGGATGTACAGGAGGCGAGGAGGGGGCAAGTTCATCTGTAAATGAAAGCGCAAACACCAAAGAGCAGATAAAGACAGGTGAAACCGTCTCTCCAAATGCGGATGCAAAATCAAAAGTAAGACCAGTCAGCTTCACCCAATTTGTCAATTATGACTGGTACACAGCTCCAACATGGGAAGAACGCCCACATGGCAAATGGATAACAGACGAGCTTGGTGTTGTGATGGAACCTGTACAATCCAACGGAGCGGCTGCGACCAAACTCAATTCCATGATTGTTGCCAAAAAGCTTCCTGATGCCATAGTACTTGACCGAGGCAAAGACGTGGAACGACTAGTCAGTGCAGGTCAGCTTGTAGCACTTGACCCTTATCTGGAGAAGTATCCTGAGTTTGTAAAGACAATCGGGGAAGAGACGATAAATATGCTCCGCAGTGCGGACGGTAAGTTATACCAAATTCCGAACTGGTTTATTAGTGGTGATAACGGAAATGGCAATGCAGCCTATCTTGTGAATCGTAAAATTTACAAGGAATTGGGATCACCGAAGGTGGAAACCTGGAGCGAGCTTGAGGCTTATCTGAAGCAGGTGAAGGAGCGGTATAACGGCAGTATCGTTCCGATTGATTTTGGGGAAATGCGTGACAGTGAATCTCAGATGATCAGCATGCTCTATAGTGGAGCAGCGGAAGATCGCACAGGTGGATTTATTTCACCGGGTTCTGGAGGTGTATTTGGTGTACCGCAGGGAGCGCAGCTAACTTCTATTTATACAGATCCTTCTTTTGAACAAACCGTCATGTATGCAAGTCGTTTATTCCGTGAGGGATTAACTTCTAAAGATGCGTTTACCCAGACACGTGATCAAATTTTGGAAAAACTGAAAAATGGTAAAGTCGCTGTATTCAGTGCCTTTGATTCGGTGGTCGAAGGGATAGGGCGTGAAGCTAACAACCATCTGCAAGCTGCCGACCCGGAAGCGGGATATGATGTCATCTGGCCGGTGCATGCTGATGGCGTGGACAAAAACAAGGTGTATCCGAGTGGATACAATACGCTCGGCTGGAACGTGAATGTCATTACGAAGAATGCCAAGGATCCGGAAGCCATTTTTGCTTATATGAACTGGGCGACCAGTGAAGAAGGTCAGCAAGTCCTCTTTTTTGGGCCGAAAGGATTGTTCTATGATGAGGTTAAAGACGGCGTTCCGATCCCGAATGAAGCCTATGTTAACCGTGATCCGAAGAAATATGACGAAATGAAGATCGGAGAGTTTAACTGGTACGGTAACACAAGTTACGTCGATGTGGTCAAAGCCAAACGGGAAGAGCTTCTGCCCGAAGAAGCACAAGACTGGACAACGGTTGCCCAGTCCACCGTTTCCTTTAAAACGTCCAAAAACATGACTGAATTCTCCAATCTGGATCCTCTTGCAACTTCGGAAGAAGGGATTATTCTTCAAAGGTTGAAAGATTATTATAAGCAGGTCATTCCTCGTCTTGTATTCGCCGGAAATGATGAAGAAGTAAAGAGTATTCTGGCGGAGGCTCAGGCGGAATCTGTGAAGCTTGGGTATGACAAAGTGCTGAAATGGAAAACCGCCAAATGGCAGGAGAATCTTAAAATTATGGGGAAATGA
- a CDS encoding response regulator transcription factor, protein MYKAALVDDENYDLVGMRELIPWDELNIEITFMGNKPLAALHYLQNHDVDILVTDIKMPVMSGLELARMALQKQPELKIIFISGYEDFDYAKQAIHLKADGYILKPVDDDEIKTTLQKIVHVLREENARLETNNGSDALEHFDFVKQDFLKHLMEGSIDTPTLQSFTRLYPLPLRTETAHAVIIEMDHMQHLFTDEEYERWHELTFRQITSWIETKNWGAWCRLSTDRIGLMYSYDAGDIELNLNELIHYIRDRSRFTITVSFGQKTNRVTELPVSFDEARNLIGCKMFLGKNRLISPGEVHVPLVRDVLDVNSQLDRLFTAMSTYDLVTICDAVEELFEHVRAFSDSSKVHHFSTHVLSRLEGYLNAEAQGDFPHFAKWKAEGFETVQQFDTVDDIKSWLRRTVFEWSEHIYLRKQKSNWKLFSDIEHYVGQRLSQDVTLKDLAAHFSYSPNHLGFLFKDKVGVNFSDYVAARRLEHARQLLQTTNLKIYEIADQVGYRSLTYFSRLFRETFGMKPGDFRKQS, encoded by the coding sequence ATGTATAAAGCAGCGTTGGTCGATGACGAAAATTACGATCTGGTCGGTATGCGTGAACTTATTCCCTGGGACGAACTTAATATTGAGATCACTTTCATGGGGAACAAACCACTTGCCGCATTGCATTACCTTCAGAATCATGATGTGGACATTCTCGTTACCGATATTAAAATGCCCGTAATGTCTGGCTTGGAGCTTGCCCGAATGGCACTCCAGAAACAGCCGGAGCTTAAAATCATATTTATCAGCGGTTATGAGGACTTTGATTATGCGAAACAGGCTATTCATTTGAAAGCGGATGGCTATATTCTGAAACCGGTGGATGACGATGAAATTAAGACAACTCTGCAAAAAATCGTTCATGTTCTGAGAGAAGAGAATGCCAGATTGGAGACAAACAATGGGAGCGATGCACTTGAACATTTTGATTTTGTGAAACAGGATTTCTTGAAGCATCTCATGGAAGGTAGTATTGATACGCCAACCTTGCAGTCCTTCACCCGGCTTTATCCGCTTCCCCTACGAACGGAGACGGCCCATGCCGTTATTATAGAAATGGATCATATGCAGCACTTGTTCACAGATGAAGAATATGAACGATGGCATGAGCTGACTTTCCGCCAAATTACGTCCTGGATTGAAACTAAAAATTGGGGGGCATGGTGCCGATTGTCTACGGACCGAATTGGACTCATGTATTCCTATGATGCTGGGGATATAGAATTGAATCTGAACGAACTTATCCATTACATACGTGATCGTTCCCGCTTTACCATTACGGTCAGCTTTGGACAAAAAACGAATCGGGTTACCGAACTGCCGGTATCCTTTGATGAAGCGCGAAATTTAATCGGATGCAAAATGTTTCTTGGTAAAAATCGGCTTATCTCTCCAGGAGAGGTGCATGTTCCGCTTGTAAGAGATGTACTGGACGTAAATAGTCAGCTGGATCGGCTATTTACAGCGATGTCCACATATGATCTCGTCACGATCTGTGATGCCGTGGAGGAGCTGTTTGAGCATGTGCGGGCCTTTTCCGATTCGTCCAAAGTACACCATTTCTCTACTCATGTCCTGTCACGGCTCGAAGGATATTTGAATGCAGAGGCACAAGGTGATTTTCCTCACTTTGCAAAGTGGAAAGCAGAAGGATTTGAGACCGTTCAGCAGTTCGACACGGTGGATGATATTAAATCCTGGCTAAGACGAACCGTGTTCGAATGGTCGGAACATATCTACTTGCGCAAGCAAAAGTCCAATTGGAAGTTATTCTCCGATATTGAACATTATGTTGGGCAGCGTCTGTCACAAGACGTAACTCTAAAGGATCTGGCTGCCCATTTCTCGTATTCTCCGAATCACCTTGGATTTCTGTTCAAGGATAAGGTGGGGGTCAATTTTAGTGATTATGTTGCTGCCCGGCGGCTTGAACATGCCAGGCAACTGCTGCAGACTACTAATCTCAAAATCTATGAGATTGCCGATCAGGTTGGTTATCGAAGTCTCACCTATTTCAGCCGATTGTTCAGGGAAA
- a CDS encoding ABC transporter permease, translating into MGQWEFQVMIWPALLFLLIFSYGPMWGIFIAFQDYNLFAGVKNSPWVGFMHFRMFFESPEFWSVMRNTFAISLLKLCIGFPAPIILALMLNEVAGKFKRVVQTVTYVPHFMSWIVISGLVFSMLAVDNGAVNELLIALNLIHEPVNWMSTPEYFWGILVSLNVWKEIGFGSIVYLAAIIGIDPAQYESASIDGASRFQQIFRITIPNIMPIMMIFLILGIGNILNAGYEDILVLTKNLSNGIVLPVADVIDTYVYQMGIVNQRFSYATAAGLFKSLLSVTLLVVANTLARKFGKTSLW; encoded by the coding sequence ATGGGACAGTGGGAGTTTCAAGTTATGATCTGGCCTGCTCTGTTATTCTTGCTGATCTTCAGCTATGGACCCATGTGGGGGATTTTTATTGCGTTCCAGGATTACAATTTGTTCGCAGGCGTGAAGAATAGTCCGTGGGTTGGATTCATGCATTTTCGCATGTTCTTTGAATCTCCGGAATTCTGGAGCGTGATGCGAAATACATTTGCCATCAGTTTGCTTAAGCTGTGTATCGGTTTTCCCGCGCCGATCATCTTGGCCCTGATGTTAAATGAAGTGGCAGGCAAGTTCAAACGAGTCGTTCAGACAGTCACTTATGTTCCTCATTTTATGTCATGGATCGTAATCTCTGGGCTCGTATTCTCTATGCTTGCGGTGGATAATGGGGCGGTTAATGAGCTTCTGATCGCACTAAATCTCATTCATGAGCCGGTTAACTGGATGTCCACACCCGAGTATTTCTGGGGAATCCTTGTATCCTTAAATGTCTGGAAAGAGATTGGGTTCGGTTCAATTGTCTACCTAGCGGCCATTATCGGCATTGATCCCGCCCAATATGAATCTGCTTCCATCGATGGAGCGAGCCGTTTCCAACAGATCTTTCGAATTACAATCCCGAATATTATGCCGATTATGATGATCTTTCTGATTTTGGGGATTGGTAACATTCTAAATGCGGGTTATGAAGATATTCTGGTACTCACAAAAAACTTGAGTAATGGCATCGTTCTTCCCGTTGCGGATGTAATCGACACCTATGTCTATCAGATGGGGATTGTTAATCAACGATTCTCCTATGCAACCGCGGCAGGATTATTCAAATCGTTATTAAGTGTAACATTGTTGGTTGTAGCGAACACATTGGCAAGAAAGTTCGGAAAAACAAGCTTGTGGTAA